Sequence from the Brevundimonas sp. SGAir0440 genome:
ACGCAACGACCCCATGCTGACGCCCAGGGCCCGCAGAGAGGCGAACTCCTTGATGTTGGCCATGATGGCGCCGCGCAGGGTCTGCCAGGTGATGGCCACGCCGATGATGATCCCCAAGACGACGCAGCCGCCGATGATGATGACCAGGATGCCTTCCTCGAACATGGCGCCGGCGTTGGCGTCGGCCAGTTGCTGCTTGGTCCAGGCCTTCCACTGACCGGCGCCCATGGCGTTCAGCTGGGCCACCACGATGGGCGCGCGGGCCGGATCACGCAGCTTGACCATCAGCGGACCGACGCGCGGACCCGTGTCGGCCTGGCCCAGCATCCGCAGGGTGTCGCGCGACATGACCACGCCCGGCTGCATCATATTGGGATAGCCGCGCGTCACGCCGACGACGGTGACGGTCTGGCCGTTATACAGGGCCTTGTCGCCCAGCTTCACGCCCAGGGTCGTCAGGGCCGTCTCGTCGACCGCCACGGTGTAGGGTTGGCGCAACGCATCGACCAGTTCCTGCGAATAGTCGGTCGGGATGGTCACCGAGCCAGGACGGGTGTCGATGATGCTGGCCTGGACGAACTTCTGACGCGGCGCGCCCTGCGACGCATTGTCCGCCTGGCTCTTGGTCGGATCGACGTTCTTGATGTTCTGGAAGGTTCCGCCGGCGCCGTCCAGAGGCATGACCTCGACCACCTCGGGGTGATTGTAGGCCAGGGGGATGAATCGGCGCGGCACGCCCGACGGCCCGCCGATCAGGCTCTTGGCGCCGGGCTGCATGATGAAGATGTCGGCGTTCGACCGTTCGATGGTGGCAGTGAATCCCTTGCCGATGCCGATGAAGACGCCGGTCATCGCCAGGACCAGAAGCCCGGACAGGGCCAGGGCCATGACCGCCGCCATATAGCGACGCCACTCGAACAGCAGTGTTGATAGCGCAAGCGACATTGTCGTCGATAAACCCCCGGTACTTGCGCCTATCTGACCGTGCGCCCCCTCACCGCCAAGTTAAATCGGGGTAAGGCTTGTGAACCCTTGTCATTGCGGGTTCGAAATCAGGGGATTAAGGGCCTTACAGCCTCTTGGCGCCCGCCCTTCGTCGGCGCTAGTTACAACATAACAGATGGGACAGGCCGTCCCACGCTCTGGGAAACACGCCTTCATGTCCTTGCCCTCGCTTCGTCTCACCGCCTCTCTGGCCGCGCTCGGCGCCGCCACCGCCGTCCTGTCCGCGCCTGCGACCTCCGCGCGCGCCGACGAGGGCATGTGGACCTTCGACAACTTCCCCATCGCCACGGTGAACGAGAAGTACGGCACCAACATCGATCAGGCCTGGCTGGATCGCGTGCGCAACGCCGCCGTCCGCCTGCAGGGCTGCTCGGCCTCGCTGGTGTCGAACGAAGGCCTGGTGCTGACCAACCACCACTGCGTCGTGTCGTGCGTTCAGGACCTGTCCACGGCCCAGAACGACTACGTCAAGAACGGCTGGATGCCCGCCACCCGCGAGGAAGAGAAGAAGTGCCCCGGCCAGACGGCCGAGATCCTGACCGACATCGTCGACGTCACCGACCGCGTGACCGGCGCCGGCGCCGGTCTTGAGGGCGCCGCCTTCGTCCAGGCCCGCGCCGCCGAGATCGACAAAATCCAGAAGGAGACCTGCGGCGACGATCAGAAGCTGACCTGCCAGGTCATCAGCTTCTACCGCGGCGGCCAGTACAAGCTCTACAAGTTCCGCAAGTATGACGACGTGCGCCTGGTCTTCGCGCCCGAGTTCCAGGCGGCCTTCTTCGGCGGCGACCCGGACAACTTCAACTTCCCGCGCTACGCCCTGGATGCCGGCTTCCTGCGCATCTACGAGGACGGCAAGCCGGTCGCCACGCCGAACCACCTGACCTGGAACGCCAATGCGCCCAAGGAAGGCGACGTCACCTTCGTCGCCGGCAACCCCGGCTCGACCCAGCGCCTGCTGACCGTGGCCCAGCTGGAAACCCTGCGCGACCAGCAACTGCCCATCAGCCTGATCCAGACCTCCGAACTGCGCGGTCGCCTGCTGGAGTATTCGACCAC
This genomic interval carries:
- a CDS encoding ABC transporter permease, encoding MSLALSTLLFEWRRYMAAVMALALSGLLVLAMTGVFIGIGKGFTATIERSNADIFIMQPGAKSLIGGPSGVPRRFIPLAYNHPEVVEVMPLDGAGGTFQNIKNVDPTKSQADNASQGAPRQKFVQASIIDTRPGSVTIPTDYSQELVDALRQPYTVAVDETALTTLGVKLGDKALYNGQTVTVVGVTRGYPNMMQPGVVMSRDTLRMLGQADTGPRVGPLMVKLRDPARAPIVVAQLNAMGAGQWKAWTKQQLADANAGAMFEEGILVIIIGGCVVLGIIIGVAITWQTLRGAIMANIKEFASLRALGVSMGSLRRIVVELSFWVGVVGVIAAIVLTWLVSLLAMMGAVIIALPLSLLIIVGIGLIAIAMVSGLLSLGILKNSQPADLLR